CCTCCCCCTTTATTAGTTACTTTGTTGCTCATGATATTGGCTATCGCTTTTTCGATGATTTCATGCACGTTTACTTCTTCCAATTTAAGTTTGAAGTCGTTTCGCTCGATCACAGCCATTTGTAGCACTTTTTCTACTTGCAAGCCTAGTCGCTTGTTTTCATCATGGATAATGCTGAGATATCGTTCTTTAAGTCCCTCTGTATTCCTGATTTGCTCATCGCGCAAGGCCTCGCAGGCCAATGATACTGTAGAAATAGGCGTTTTAAACTCGTGGGTCATGTTGTTGATGAAATCATTTTTGATCTCAGACAATTTTTTTTGTTGAAATATGGTGTGGATGGCATAAGAAAAACATACCAGTATAATCACAATAAATACTACAGACGACAGCAAGGTGAACCATATTTTGCCCAACAGATAAGTG
This Reichenbachiella ulvae DNA region includes the following protein-coding sequences:
- a CDS encoding sensor histidine kinase; this translates as MSEIKNDFINNMTHEFKTPISTVSLACEALRDEQIRNTEGLKERYLSIIHDENKRLGLQVEKVLQMAVIERNDFKLKLEEVNVHEIIEKAIANIMSNKVTNKGGGLHQGPQSD